In Pirellulales bacterium, the genomic stretch CGACGCCGCAATGGATGTATTCCCGAATTTGCTCCCGTGACCGTCGTAATTCAAATACATTTTGAACGCCGAATTCACAAAGTTGTCGTTCGCCGCACCGTCATCCCACCAATTCGCCTCGAACACGCCTTGCTTGCCAAACGCACCCAGCGCATCCGCTTCGGCCAGCCCGCCCGAAATGTTGTTCCCGCCCCCGTATTCATACTCGCTGATCGATATTTTCATCCCCGGGTCGTATTCATTGATCAGCGCCTGTTCCCGCGGCAACAGTTGAATGGCGTCCGTCTTGAACTGCGCCGGAGTCCCCGCGGGTTGGTACGGCAGTGAATCTTGTGTGATCCAACTGTTTTCCACGTAGCTGGGGTCCCACAGCGAACGCGCAGCCTGCACCCGGGCCGCATTCGTCGCCGCCGAAGTATCGCTCCCGGCAATTCGCACCCCGTTGGTCCCCTGCGCTTCCGGATACCAATGCATATCGAGCACGTCGACCAGCCGCTTGCCGGCCGTTTGATCGGCCCCGTGCATGGCCTTCAAATACGATGCCTGAAAGTTCAAAATCGTGTCCGTAATGCTGGAATCTTGCGCGGCGTTTTGCAGTTGCACGTACCCTTCCCAGCCATAATTCACGGCCCCAAACACCACCGCATTGGGCGACACCGCCTTAATGGCCTTGGCGTAATTCACGCTATCGTTCACCATTTCCTGATACGTCGCGTTGGCCGGATGCACCTCGGCGTGCGTGCTCGACCACAAATCCGGCTCGTTGTCCAAGTCGTAAAACACTTGCTGGCCGGAAGCGGTTTGATGGTTCACCCAGTTGACAAATTCATCCTGATACACCGCGCCGTCGGTCGTGCTGGGCGTCAGCGAAAACGTCGCCGGCCCGCCCGGCTTGGAAGGGTACTCCGGCACAAACCGCTGCTGCAAATAGTTGGGGTTGGGCGTGCCATCAATCCAGCCATAGGCGCCCGCGCTGGGAATATAACCGTACGTGTTGTTGTTGTACCGTACGTCGCCCCCCCCGTTGCGATCGGCCGAAACGTAACCGTTGATCGGTATGGTCACCAACGTGGCGGCCCCGCTGGCCGCATCGGCTTGCAGCGTCGGCAGCACCGCCGCCCCGGCCGTGCTGCTGGAGCTTAAATAATCGTCGTTCTGAAAATAATAGTCGCTGCCGGCGTTCGAGTCGTTGTTTTCCCAGTTATAAGCCGTCCAGCGATTTCCCCCCAATCGCACCGAGGTGGCCGCG encodes the following:
- a CDS encoding glycoside hydrolase family 44 protein, which produces MCLPRRFSNWASRLLGVLLAATMITAGSAWCQGQTATMTVNSSQGVQSISPYIYGTNDSTRITAATSVRLGGNRWTAYNWENNDSNAGSDYYFQNDDYLSSSSTAGAAVLPTLQADAASGAATLVTIPINGYVSADRNGGGDVRYNNNTYGYIPSAGAYGWIDGTPNPNYLQQRFVPEYPSKPGGPATFSLTPSTTDGAVYQDEFVNWVNHQTASGQQVFYDLDNEPDLWSSTHAEVHPANATYQEMVNDSVNYAKAIKAVSPNAVVFGAVNYGWEGYVQLQNAAQDSSITDTILNFQASYLKAMHGADQTAGKRLVDVLDMHWYPEAQGTNGVRIAGSDTSAATNAARVQAARSLWDPSYVENSWITQDSLPYQPAGTPAQFKTDAIQLLPREQALINEYDPGMKISISEYEYGGGNNISGGLAEADALGAFGKQGVFEANWWDDGAANDNFVNSAFKMYLNYDGHGSKFGNTSIAAS